The nucleotide window TGGCAGGATATTAATTGTTACCCATGGCGTAGTAATCAGAGCAATAATGTCTTTGTTTTGGGATATACCGACAGAGAAAATGTGGGATCCGCCAATGATTCTAGGTACAAGTTTAACGATCGTCAATTATGACGGGAAACAATTTAAGAAGGTAATGCTAGGGGATACATCGCATATGGAATCGTTAGGTGATTAATAGGTAGGGATGCTGCTAAATCAAAGTGAAAATCGCTTAACAGCTGATGCGTTAAGCGATTTTGATTACTGTTATTTTTTTAAAAATGCCGGTTTACTAGCATCCTTTTAATTCGACACCCAAACGTTTGCTGGTGTTCTTAAATTCTGCCTCATCTCATCCCCAAAGCCTTCTTTGTGGCTGGTCCGACGATTCCGTCTGCCTTAAGCTTCTTCGATTTTTGGAATTTCTTTACGGCTGCTTCTGTTGCTGGGCCGAAAACACCATCGATTCCATTTGTACTATATCCCTTTTTCGTCAGGGTTTGCTGTAGGCTTTTCACTTCTGCACCCCTCATGCCTTTTTTCAGGACAGTGCTTGATGGTACTGCGGTTACAGGAACAGATGCCTGCCCGGTGACTTTATAACCGTTTGCAGCAGCAATCGCGTTAAAGGAATTCTTCGAAGTCGTGATGACAACTGGAGTATTGACTTTTACCTGGTCATAAAGCCATTCCACTTCCTGGTCATACATCCGAATGCAGCCGGCACTCACA belongs to Mesobacillus sp. AQ2 and includes:
- a CDS encoding L,D-transpeptidase family protein → MKKVFVCMMLLVSMVFFEAPALAAGGEMIIINKSNNQLAYYKDNKLIKTFKVGTGRKASYTPEGKFKIVNKIKNRPYYSGKIPGGDPRNPLGNRWLGINARGTWGTTYAIHGNNNPKSIGGYVSAGCIRMYDQEVEWLYDQVKVNTPVVITTSKNSFNAIAAANGYKVTGQASVPVTAVPSSTVLKKGMRGAEVKSLQQTLTKKGYSTNGIDGVFGPATEAAVKKFQKSKKLKADGIVGPATKKALGMR